The proteins below come from a single Periophthalmus magnuspinnatus isolate fPerMag1 chromosome 7, fPerMag1.2.pri, whole genome shotgun sequence genomic window:
- the prdm2a gene encoding PR domain zinc finger protein 2 codes for MAHFHSYVSQYRDIKDTEDDTNQAPDTTKPDLNIKDTKAQLDCFPCPHCERRFTCKQGLERHMHIHNKKPTLEGAVQPDSSSQAGIETSEGHHPCHHCSKVFNSLINRQRHERRFHEVQSEAMQDENAPIIIDTDSQELETGQAGQYILDISSNISENLSFFIDGKLVSASTLHETTEASALVSVDALILNSTQVVNDNNPDLATTRFKRRTSTPQRNEDTPDIIECNLSVEPIDNHNYACDEQAANEKSEPAETVKESESTRPLVIGGNSCNQKPLDLSNAVKRSKDVALANAVLDLRVQKKSSEDSEQATDMITVANVNEPNRIDSIDEQNTNLAPLVTDYAIVTGSDLVSPVEQITDGLVYGLAIPTNSLTPSPTSLAPVTLQPTIAFASPSPHAVLPATPSLITVLATPSLPTQPNQPLQVLAPNLTQEPLVICTDNTLNADLSNAITAANSANLVTLAQPIDPTLNIPGHVFLADPISLNPPLVESTPVALNDLNSFNIASNTVLIECTLSLEATGNVVPTAIPLQENQVEQPTQVLVNHIEQQQIVSVPTTENVDSAIVMSSVEESVICSTATMTESPTATETGNAEPPVVVEPAVTKDDQELDEAILETEKTTEIQEKVEKEENLDDSQQQTFTKNFICNVCDKLFHSMKELGQHVADHAGKWQYKCEFCLLLFEKPSDLLEHRSSLHGVGKTYVCSVCTKEFVYLCNLKHHQEELHPGQQCTHTEEEKGKLRPQNYNNISKDNKLNAQEETKVVKKEESNVVTDELFTTIKILASDNSKLKGPDVRMGINQHYPSFKPPPFPYHNRSPAASHASATNFTTHNIPQTFSTAIRCTKCGKSFNNMPELHQHILACANASDKRRYTPKKNPIPLRHFAKGQNGVLSTTNLANGLNTEKLSPEAKLKLKVLTKRQKKLAQKQKALSLSSSSATEMFVCPHCKREFTMRRSRTKHMAVCPKKPAEKRKDGIANENERHQLKAHAIDKSKLRTSMHHKTRLQTGSVKRPVVESIFSSKRSKLIIKESQEATLDNELPVVRTFNPAMRQYTRVHHSIKELPIKITIVKPQKAEQQGEQTHIQGQEATPSAEQTAVV; via the coding sequence ATGGCCCACTTCCACTCGTATGTATCACAATACAGAGACATTAAAGACACAGAAGATGACACCAACCAGGCTCCAGACACAACCAAGCCAGACCTCAACATCAAAGATACAAAAGCCCAACTGGACTGCTTCCCCTGTCCGCACTGCGagaggcgcttcacctgcaaaCAGGGCCTGGAACGCCACATGCACATCCACAACAAGAAACCGACACTAGAGGGCGCAGTTCAGCCCGACTCTTCTTCTCAAGCTGGCATAGAGACTTCAGAAGGGCATCATCCTTGTCATCACTGCTCCAAAGTATTCAACTCGCTTATAAACAGGCAAAGACATGAGCGACGATTCCATGAAGTGCAATCTGAAGCAATGCAAGATGAGAATGCACCTATTATAATCGATACAGACTCACAAGAACTTGAAACTGGACAAGCTGGGCAATACATACTGGACATTTCAAGTAATATTTCAGAGAATTTGAGTTTTTTCATTGATGGGAAGCTAGTATCGGCAAGTACATTGCACGAGACGACAGAGGCTTCAGCGCTAGTCAGTGTGGATGCCCTAATTTTAAATTCTACCCAAGTTGTAAATGATAATAACCCTGATCTAGCTACTACAAGGTTTAAAAGACGTACCAGTACTCCCCAACGTAATGAAGATACGCCAGACATAATTGAATGTAATTTAAGTGTTGAACCAATAGATAATCACAATTATGCATGTGATGAACAAGCAGCCAATGAAAAATCTGAGCCAGCTGAAACTGTGAAGGAGTCGGAAAGCACTAGGCCTTTAGTGATTGGTGGCAACTCTTGCAATCAGAAACCACTCGATTTGTCCAATGCAGTCAAAAGAAGCAAAGATGTGGCTTTAGCTAACGCTGTGCTAGATTTAAGGGTGCAAAAGAAGAGCTCTGAGGACTCTGAACAGGCGACAGACATGATCACAGTTGCTAATGTGAATGAACCAAATAGGATTGACAGCATAGAtgaacaaaatacaaacttggcccctctcGTGACAGACTATGCCATAGTaactggttcagatctggtaaGCCCAGTGGAGCAGATCACAGATGGCCTTGTGTATGGACTCGCAATTCCCACAAATAGTCTGACCCCATCTCCAACATCTCTAGCCCCCGTGACACTGCAACCCACTATTGCATTTGCTTCCCCCTCTCCGCACGCCGTTTTACCCGCTACCCCTTCCTTAATAACCGTATTGGCAACACCGTCTCTTCCTACCCAACCAAACCAACCTCTTCAAGTTCTCGCTCCCAATTTAACCCAAGAGCCTTTAGTCATTTGCACCGATAACACTTTGAACGCAGATTTAAGCAATGCAATCACAGCTGCGAATTCGGCCAACCTCGTCACGCTAGCGCAACCAATAGACCCGACTTTGAACATACCAGGACACGTCTTCTTAGCCGATCCAATCTCTCTTAATCCACCTTTAGTTGAATCGACTCCTGTGGCACTAAATGATCTTAATTCGTTCAATATTGCTAGCAACACAGTGCTAATAGAATGCACGCTGTCACTAGAGGCTACAGGAAATGTTGTCCCCACGGCCATACCGTTACAAGAAAATCAAGTAGAGCAACCAACGCAAGTGCTTGTTAATCATATAGAGCAACAACAAATTGTATCTGTGCCAACGACGGAAAATGTGGATTCTGCAATTGTTATGTCGTCTGTTGAGGAATCAGTGATATGTTCTACTGCAACAATGACAGAAAGTCCTACAGCTACAGAAACTGGCAATGCTGAACCTCCAGTTGTTGTTGAGCCAGCTGTAACAAAAGATGACCAAGAACTGGATGAAGCTATTTTGGAAACAGAAAAGACAACTGAGATTcaagaaaaagttgaaaaagagGAAAACTTGGATGATTCCCAACAGCAAACCTTCACCAAAAATTTCATTTGCAATGTTTGTGACAAGCTATTCCACTCGATGAAGGAGCTAGGACAGCACGTAGCTGACCACGCCGGGAAATGGCAATACAAATGTGAATTCTGTCTGCTACTCTTTGAAAAACCGTCTGATCTGCTTGAGCATAGATCGAGCCTCCACGGCGTTGGCAAGACATACGTGTGCAGCGTTTGTACAAAAGAATTTGTTTATCTCTGTAACCTGAAGCATCATCAAGAGGAGTTGCACCCGGGTCAGCAGTGCACACAtacggaggaggagaagggaaagCTTAGGCCACAAAATTACAACAATATCTCAAAGGATAATAAACTGAATGCGCAAGAGGAGACCAAAGTCGTCAAGAAGGAAGAATCGAATGTAGTGACGGATGAGCTGTTCACGACTATAAAAATATTGGCTTCTGATAACAGTAAGCTCAAAGGTCCAGACGTGCGAATGGGCATCAATCAGCACTACCCGAGCTTCAAGCCTCCTCCGTTTCCCTACCACAACCGCTCACCCGCCGCATCGCACGCTTCGGCCACCAACTTCACCACTCACAACATCCCCCAGACCTTCAGCACTGCCATACGCTGCACCAAGTGTGGCAAAAGCTTCAACAATATGCCagaactgcaccaacacatttTAGCTTGCGCAAATGCTAGTGACAAGAGGCGGTACACACCCAAGAAGAATCCCATCCCACTGAGACACTTTGCAAAAGGGCAAAATGGCGTGCTGTCTACCACTAACCTGGCAAACGGATTGAATACAGAGAAGCTGAGTCCGGAAGCCAAATTGAAACTGAAAGTGCTCACCAAAAGGCAGAAGAAGTTGGCGCAAAAGCAGAAGGCACTGTCATTGTCGAGCTCAAGTGCCAcagagatgtttgtgtgtccGCACTGCAAGAGGGAGTTCACGATGAGGcgcagcaggactaaacatatgGCAGTTTGTCCCAAGAAGCCAGCGGAGAAGCGCAAAGACGGAATTGCAAATGAAAACGAGAGGCACCAGCTCAAAGCCCATGCAATTGATAAAAGTAAACTGCGAACATCGATGCATCACAAGACGAGATTGCAGACCGGAAGTGTCAAAAGACCAGTTGTGGAGAGCATTTTCTCCAGTAAGAGGAGTAAACTGATCATTAAAGAAAGTCAAGAGGCCACACTAGACAATGAACTGCCCGTCGTACGCACTTTCAACCCGGCCATGCGACAGTACACCCGGGTGCACCACAGCATTAAAGAACTCCCCATCAAGATCACCATAGTGAAGCCACAGAAGGCTGAGCAGCAGGGTGAGCAGACACACATTCAGGGACAGGAGGCCACCCCCAGTGCAGAGCAGACTGCAGTTGTCTGA